Proteins co-encoded in one Lagopus muta isolate bLagMut1 chromosome 25, bLagMut1 primary, whole genome shotgun sequence genomic window:
- the LOC125684520 gene encoding feather beta keratin-like, translating to MKDQYKRQPRSQLSHPLLLSPSHWEPVMSCYTQCVPCRPCGPTPLASSCNEPCVRQCQDSTIVIEPSPVVVTLPGPILSSFPQNTVVGSSTSAAVGRILSSEGVPITSGGFDLSGLGSRSCGRRCPPC from the exons ATGAAGGACCAGTATAAAAGGCAGCCCAGATCCCAGCTCTCCCATCCTCTTCTCTTGTCTCCTTCTCATTGGGAACCAG TCATGTCCTGCTACACCCAGTGTGTGCCATGCCGGCCCTGCGGCCCGACCcctctggccagcagctgcaatgagccctgtgtcaggcagtgccaggactccaccATCGTCATTGagccctctcccgtggtggtgaccctgcccggacccatcctcagctccttcccgcagaACACCGTtgtgggctcctccacctccgctgctgttggccgcatcctcagctctgagggcgTGCCCATCACCTCGGGGGGCTTTGACTTGTCCGGCTTGGGCAGCCGCTCCTGTGGCAGAAGGTGCCCGCCCTGCTGA
- the LOC125684392 gene encoding uncharacterized protein LOC125684392 has product MMNLAFARDAAVNLDINRELVWALPRGGAGGGGGEEAARAEQSRGWRGQRGAGGGAAGCGSAGPRGWRGCRQRDGTVGAAGTGTANASVFLASFRPRAPLCSFIKFLLEKMDFLRFLLVFFSAVTMSRAQVQQEPAAETSEGTGINITCSHPNIQPDGYIYWYRQLPGRGPAFLVSAFKGSKEVPDPEGQLWVSADRRSSVLRLARPRLGDAALYYCAVGAREAKPGLRPGTNRLGRGGGAVPSGPAGGAACMAAKLHPHRGAPP; this is encoded by the exons ATGATGAACCTGGCCTTTGCAAGAGATGCAGCTGTGAATCTGGACATAAACAGGGAATTGGT CTGGGCTCTGCCCCGGGGCGGagctggcggcggcggcggggaggagGCGGCGCGGGCGGAGCAGAGCCGGGGCTGgcgggggcagcgcggcgcgggcggcggagcggcgggatGCGGCAGTGCCGGGCCGCGGGGCTGGCGGGGCTGCCGCCAGCGGGACGGAActgtgggggctgcagggaccGGGACCGCGAATGCCTCTGTTTTTTTGGCTTCTTTCCGACCTCGTGCACCTCTTTGCTCCTTTATAAAATTTCTATTggagaaaatggattttctgcgtttccttcttgttttcttctcgGCAGTGACTATGAGCAGAGCCCAGGTGCAACAGGAGCCGGCGGCAGAGACCAGCGAGGGCACCGGCATCAACATCACCTGCTCACACCCCAACATACAGCCCGACGGGTACATCTACTGGTACCGTCAGCTCCCGGGCCGAGGCCCCGCGTTCCTCGTCAGCGCTTTTAAAGGCTCCAAGGAGGTGCCGGACCCggaggggcagctgtgggtgtcGGCAGACCGCCGCTCCAGCGTCCTGCGTCTCGCCCGGCCCCGGCTCGGGGACGCGGCGCTGTATTACTGCGCCGTGGGCGCACGGGAAGCGAAGCCGGGGCTGCGTCCGGGCACGAACCGCttggggcggggcgggggcgcaGTGCCGTCCGGGCCCGCAGGGGGCGCTGCTTGCATGGCCGCCAAACTCCATCCTCACCGGGGTGCGCCGCCCTGA
- the LOC125684523 gene encoding feather keratin Cos1-1/Cos1-3/Cos2-1-like: MSCYTQCVPCRPCGPTPLASSCNEPCVRQCQDSTIVIEPSPVVVTLPGPILSSFPQNTVVGSSTSAAVGRILSSEGVPITSGGFDLSGLGSRSCGRRCPPC, encoded by the coding sequence ATGTCCTGCTACACCCAGTGTGTGCCATGCCGGCCCTGCGGCCCGACCcctctggccagcagctgcaatgagccctgtgtcaggcagtgccaggactccaccATCGTCATTGagccctctcccgtggtggtgaccctgcccggacccatcctcagctccttcccgcagaACACCGTtgtgggctcctccacctccgctgctgttggccgcatcctcagctctgagggcgTGCCCATCACCTCGGGGGGCTTTGACTTGTCCGGCTTGGGCAGCCGCTCCTGTGGCAGAAGGTGCCCGCCCTGCTGA